A window of the Dyadobacter pollutisoli genome harbors these coding sequences:
- a CDS encoding sensor histidine kinase, with protein sequence MNLSFLEWPVRKQLALETDILNRARIKVLSYSLHLRLLTTGMLLAYYMSQNYREQTIRIAILMGVALVFYIALAMGCEWRKSVHAGITIFLLIIVSNLFLYENGFHLVTLQYVAIISIYAFYGLGNRWGIIYSLASVIPFLFYILFKNDLGTDIPWGPEGTGKVTITILLFHNFFFLVLINYYFFTSFYETIDALDSRTTELTASLDSVGDSQKKLEAEFVHQKHLIASISHDIKSPLRFLMTTTGRLARSHPELPTVRAISQSSYRLYHFMKNLLEYTEFRYKNAAVNFSYLDVNELVDQKFEIFASEAESNSNTFVNGITPGVILKSNLQLVGIILHNLIDNANKVTNDGTIEVTYKDFRDSLHVLVNDTGPGMDIRIMNWINSDHKLPGPEHNAQSFGMGLLIVKEITNLINAKLFVEVYGETGTSIHIIFPKK encoded by the coding sequence ATGAATCTATCGTTTTTGGAATGGCCTGTTCGCAAACAACTGGCGCTGGAAACCGACATCCTGAACCGTGCGCGTATTAAGGTATTGTCTTACTCACTGCATTTGCGGCTTCTGACAACCGGAATGCTGCTGGCATATTACATGTCGCAAAACTACCGGGAACAGACTATCCGGATCGCCATTTTGATGGGTGTCGCCCTGGTGTTTTATATAGCTCTGGCGATGGGTTGTGAATGGCGCAAGTCGGTGCATGCAGGGATCACGATTTTCCTGTTGATCATCGTGAGCAATCTCTTTTTGTATGAAAATGGGTTTCATCTGGTGACATTGCAGTATGTCGCAATTATCAGTATTTATGCCTTTTATGGTCTGGGCAATCGCTGGGGGATCATTTACTCGCTGGCCAGTGTGATCCCTTTCCTGTTTTATATTTTGTTCAAAAACGATCTTGGGACGGACATTCCCTGGGGGCCGGAAGGAACAGGCAAGGTCACTATCACGATCCTGCTTTTTCATAATTTCTTTTTTCTGGTTCTGATCAATTACTACTTTTTCACCTCTTTTTACGAGACCATCGACGCGCTGGACTCCCGTACGACTGAACTGACGGCCAGTCTGGACTCTGTGGGTGATTCGCAAAAGAAGCTGGAAGCAGAGTTTGTCCATCAAAAACACCTGATCGCGAGTATTTCGCATGATATCAAAAGTCCGCTCCGGTTTTTGATGACCACCACCGGACGTCTGGCCCGAAGCCATCCGGAACTTCCGACGGTGAGGGCTATCAGCCAGTCGAGCTACCGGTTGTATCATTTCATGAAAAACCTGCTGGAATATACAGAGTTCCGTTACAAGAACGCGGCAGTCAATTTCAGTTATCTGGACGTGAATGAACTGGTGGATCAGAAGTTCGAGATTTTTGCAAGCGAGGCGGAGAGCAACTCCAATACCTTCGTCAACGGTATTACACCAGGGGTTATCCTAAAAAGCAATCTTCAACTGGTGGGTATCATTCTTCACAACCTGATCGACAATGCAAACAAGGTGACCAACGATGGTACTATCGAGGTGACTTACAAGGATTTCAGGGACTCGCTGCACGTGCTAGTGAACGATACCGGACCTGGAATGGACATCAGGATCATGAACTGGATCAATAGCGACCACAAGCTGCCCGGGCCGGAGCACAATGCCCAGAGTTTCGGTATGGGGTTACTCATTGTGAAGGAAATCACCAACCTGATCAACGCAAAGCTGTTTGTGGAAGTATATGGAGAGACCGGCACGTCCATTCATATTATTTTTCCCAAAAAATAG
- a CDS encoding DUF4097 family beta strand repeat-containing protein, translating into MKKVLLVSMGLLCCLTSVQAQTPEFKTKLANSKDRKLTIEMADSDIKIEGYNGDEVVIQASSGYEAPPERAKGLKPLYYTAVDNSGIGLSVTPDANGLKIEKATRKSIKYTMRIPRQVSVLYQQTNWQGGAGISVNNVDGDLEIRTNNANINLNNVTGPVVANSTSGDVKAAFSNVNQGKPTAISSISGVIDVSLPATVKSNLKLRSINGEMYTDFDLGLKNSKDGMSKVGGGSNIEGTTNGGGVEIQLNTISSDIYIRKQK; encoded by the coding sequence ATGAAAAAAGTGCTTTTAGTAAGTATGGGACTACTTTGCTGCCTGACAAGTGTACAGGCGCAAACCCCGGAATTCAAAACCAAACTGGCCAATTCGAAAGATCGGAAACTAACCATTGAAATGGCGGATAGCGATATCAAAATTGAAGGGTACAATGGCGACGAGGTCGTGATCCAGGCCTCGTCAGGGTATGAGGCGCCGCCTGAGCGTGCGAAGGGTTTGAAGCCGCTTTACTATACCGCGGTGGACAATTCGGGAATAGGACTATCGGTCACTCCGGATGCCAATGGCCTGAAAATCGAGAAAGCTACCCGCAAGTCTATCAAATATACGATGCGTATACCGCGCCAGGTTTCTGTTTTATATCAGCAAACCAACTGGCAGGGAGGAGCGGGAATAAGCGTCAATAATGTGGATGGGGACTTGGAAATTCGTACCAATAATGCCAATATTAATCTCAACAACGTGACTGGCCCGGTGGTAGCGAACAGTACGAGCGGGGACGTGAAGGCAGCTTTTTCCAATGTAAACCAGGGCAAGCCCACTGCGATTTCGAGCATTAGTGGGGTGATTGATGTGTCGTTGCCTGCGACGGTGAAGTCTAACCTGAAATTACGCTCGATCAATGGTGAAATGTACACGGATTTTGACCTGGGGCTTAAAAATTCAAAGGACGGAATGTCGAAAGTGGGAGGTGGCAGCAACATTGAAGGTACTACCAATGGAGGTGGGGTTGAAATCCAGCTCAATACCATAAGCAGTGACATTTATATCCGTAAGCAAAAGTAA
- a CDS encoding HEAT repeat domain-containing protein: MNQDIEKLLEKYYEGETSLEEERELKEFFQGNQVPAHLQSHAAQFNYFKEARNEHPSLTFSSELAARLDPPKQGPVRRFTSWFIGIAAGLTLLIVGFTGGWMFQARSGQQSASIFAKSEDVAAANQMKKVLAFEQTGITSASERIQAVNQSFEMSDVDNDITQLLINTLNFDPNINVRLAACQALVHFEEQPEVSEALIRSLAIQTDPNVQISLIESLVAIKEKRAVNQFQQLARNSEVMDVVRLKAEEAVYRLEGPKASPKPLTL; the protein is encoded by the coding sequence ATGAATCAGGATATTGAAAAACTACTTGAAAAATATTACGAAGGCGAAACCTCGCTGGAAGAAGAACGCGAGCTGAAAGAATTTTTTCAGGGAAACCAGGTACCGGCTCATTTGCAGAGCCATGCCGCGCAGTTCAATTATTTTAAGGAAGCCAGGAACGAGCATCCTTCGCTTACATTCAGTAGTGAGCTGGCTGCTAGGCTTGATCCGCCAAAGCAGGGGCCGGTGCGCAGGTTTACGAGCTGGTTCATTGGAATAGCGGCCGGATTGACGCTTCTGATCGTCGGATTTACCGGTGGCTGGATGTTCCAGGCAAGATCAGGGCAGCAGTCGGCGAGCATATTCGCCAAGTCGGAAGATGTGGCGGCGGCCAACCAGATGAAAAAAGTACTGGCATTTGAGCAAACCGGCATAACGTCGGCCAGTGAACGCATTCAGGCTGTTAATCAGAGTTTTGAAATGTCGGATGTAGATAATGACATTACCCAGCTACTGATCAATACCCTCAATTTTGACCCGAATATCAATGTGAGGCTGGCTGCATGCCAGGCACTGGTGCATTTCGAGGAGCAGCCGGAGGTGAGCGAGGCGCTGATCCGTTCCCTGGCCATTCAGACGGATCCGAATGTGCAGATATCGCTGATCGAATCGTTGGTGGCCATTAAGGAAAAACGTGCGGTGAACCAGTTTCAGCAGCTGGCCCGCAACAGTGAGGTGATGGACGTAGTGAGGTTGAAAGCAGAGGAGGCGGTATACCGGCTTGAAGGACCGAAAGCTTCACCTAAACCATTGACATTGTAA
- a CDS encoding RNA polymerase sigma factor, which yields MDLQAFNQRILPVQGRLFRLAQMFLRNREEAEDAIQDVFLRLWVNRQQLETYQSIEALAVQMTKNVCLDRLKSHHKTKTSGDTDMLTVQSSDVSPYRQVENTDSAGLIHKLIGELPEQQKLVLHLRDVEEYSLEEIEQVTGLSNANIRVILSRARQKLRDNYLKANDYESGY from the coding sequence ATGGATTTACAAGCCTTTAACCAACGCATACTCCCTGTACAGGGCCGCCTTTTCAGGCTTGCTCAAATGTTTCTCCGCAATCGCGAGGAAGCGGAGGATGCTATTCAGGATGTGTTCCTGAGGTTGTGGGTCAACAGGCAGCAGCTTGAAACGTATCAGAGCATTGAAGCGCTTGCGGTTCAAATGACTAAAAATGTATGTCTGGACAGGTTGAAGTCGCATCACAAAACGAAAACCAGCGGAGATACCGATATGCTCACCGTGCAATCCTCTGATGTTTCGCCCTACCGGCAGGTAGAAAACACAGACAGCGCCGGCCTGATCCACAAGCTGATCGGCGAACTGCCCGAGCAACAAAAGCTGGTACTGCACCTGAGAGACGTGGAGGAGTATTCATTGGAAGAAATTGAACAGGTCACCGGGCTGAGCAATGCCAACATTCGTGTGATCCTTTCGAGGGCGAGGCAGAAACTCCGGGACAATTACCTTAAAGCAAACGACTATGAATCAGGATATTGA
- a CDS encoding PadR family transcriptional regulator, translating into MKRTFLGEFEEIVLLVVAACTEQAYGVTIWESIQQYTGRTISLSAVHATLYRLEEKGFLTSEMGGATAERGGRRKRYFTITSYGNRGLQEIQQLRQQLWQNIPAEKMQPKLSFS; encoded by the coding sequence ATGAAAAGAACTTTTCTGGGAGAATTTGAAGAAATAGTCCTGCTTGTAGTAGCTGCCTGTACCGAGCAGGCATACGGTGTGACCATTTGGGAAAGCATCCAGCAATATACAGGTCGTACCATTTCCCTCAGCGCGGTACACGCTACCTTATACAGGCTCGAAGAAAAAGGATTTCTGACATCGGAAATGGGTGGCGCTACGGCCGAAAGAGGCGGTCGCAGAAAGCGGTATTTTACCATTACCAGCTATGGCAACCGGGGTTTACAGGAAATTCAGCAATTGCGCCAGCAACTTTGGCAAAATATTCCTGCTGAAAAGATGCAACCCAAACTTAGCTTCTCATAG